One Arachis hypogaea cultivar Tifrunner chromosome 18, arahy.Tifrunner.gnm2.J5K5, whole genome shotgun sequence genomic window, atttaaaatttaaaatattaattaaatattatttataaataataaattttattaatcatataatattttgttattaacCAATGAAATATATGGCATCTTACCAAATTTTTCTTTGTACTTCAATTATATAGCATAGATGTTTAGACAATGCATGTATATATTAACCTAACTATTTATTGAACATTAAAGGTGAAAAGTAGTATATTTCATAATTGTTGGAATAGTATAATTAATGCGACAATATGATTGACCAATTATATGAATAATCAATGACTCCACTATTTTATATCTTTAATAATTTCATACTTTTGACTAATTTGTCACAATATTCCTATTAAATATTCTGATTGCTTACTTAGGAGTGTTGAagtcataaattaaaaaaaattaaagttggatatactaattaaattttattgaacaatttttttactactagctcaaatattttttttcattctcttctctttctaTGTCTGAAATAATTAGAAAGGTTGATGAATTAGTTATACATAAATTATCTCCAATTCTCttgctcttttttatttttttatttttattttcaatcccTATTTTAAATCCactctttaatctattttaactataataagaaaaaaaagttattagTATAAATAACTAATCTAAAAGAAGCAGGAGACAATAGACCAATAGGAAAAACAACTTGAGGagtaatatttataatataactttttttattagTAGAAGTTTATTGAATTAACAATATGACAACATTAAACTACTTTTAAAATGTTGAACAATTGGATTTATATGATATgacgattttttttatataaaattggtattttttaaattcaaataaagtaaattttacattaaaaaaattggTTCGATGTAAAGATGTTTTTTCTTATACTCATTATTGTAtattcattatatttttttaacccGCGACTTCTTCAATAAATATGAAAagactataccatttgagctataattcattggcttattattattattattattattattattattattattattattattattattattattattatatgctttatgcatttttattttttattaatttatacataATTAATAAGTACATCTTTCATTAAATTTGATGCAGATGGAACATTGAAGCCCTTGCAGCAGCAGCAGTTACCCCACTAGCCCAATGCTTGGCAGAAACTTTGGCTTGCAAAATGAAGATGATTATGAAATCCAAGAATTATTTCAAAGAGAATTGTTTTCAAGAAAGTTCTATAATTAGACTGAATAGATATCCTCCATGTCCAAAACTATTATCTTCAAAGTTATATGGACTTATGCCCCACAATGACTCAAGTTTTCTTAGTATTGTTTATCAGGACCATGTAGGAGGATTGGAATTATTAAAAGATGGAAAATGGATTCGTGTGAAGCCTAATCCAGGAGCTCTGGTTATCAACATTGGAGATTTATTTCAGGTGATTcatcatttaattaattaattgttctcAGAATATTTTCTATATACGTGCATGCCAgacttaatttttttaagatttctaAAAGAGTTCAATATAATCAGATTTAttataaactaaataaatataaaaatcaataaaaacatactcaaaataaaaatttattcataatatATTCTACAAAATActgtacttttttttaaatatttatactttTTATCAGTTTTTCCGTTAACAActagttaaaaaaatttagaaattttatcTGGTTTATTAGTTCAAATTATATagtgattatttttaaaataattgtgatCATTGATAAAGAGGGTTATAATAATGTCCGTTGGGTATACTTTGTTGATTTCATTACCAATTATTAGTACCACTtcattattagtatttttgtttAAAAGTTGACCTAAATTGACTCAAAGACTTGAAATATATATGATTGTAATAGTACCCTtaaacaagcaataaaaataactacGCTAGCACATGAcctaataattaataatgttaagtgtttttttgtttttcttaaaaaaaatctcTAATATTTAAGCACAATGCTACTTTCTTGTTGCCCTATTACTTACTTTTAAATTTGGAAATGATTAGAATAGTGTATTATTATTCTTTAATTCATAGTTTAAATTCCAAGAATTTTTTGCTCATATGACATATGGAGTAAGAATTTCTTTGGCATAGAACAtgtaaaaatatctttctctttctcttgccccgaaatattttttttgaattaagcACGATACATTTACATATACACCTTAGCTTTAATAATTCTGtaagaatataataatttaatagttTGTTTCCATTCTTACAGGCATTGAGCAATGGTATATACAAAAGTATAAAACACAGAGTGGTAGTTTCCCAAAAGGAAGAGAGGTACTCAGTAGCATTCTTCTATTGCCCTTTGTTGGAGACATTGATACAAAGTCATAGCCATACCAAGCCAGCTATGTACAAAAATTTCACTTTTAGAGAATAtagagagcaaaatgagaaagCTGTCAAACAAACTGGTGATAAAATCGGGCTCTCTAAATTTCTTTTATAGATAAATATACCCTTAATATATAACAATTAGACTTGTAGTAATCTATTACGGTGATGACATATctatgtatttcttcttcttaattagtatatatattattatagatgAAATAAGGTGTCTATGTACTCACATGAAAATAACTAAATTATTGACatgtattatattaaataatttaattaaatatattaaattatttaataattttcagtTATCATTCTTCTATAAATACCAACACATAATTATATTAAGATATTTATATGTCATGCAGCTTTAAGTAATGATCTTCAAAATTATGTACTATGTTTTACCGATTGACAGACTTAAATAGTTTATTTTGTGGTGACATTTAAATTTGTCaatgatatatttttttgcaATGATAAGTAtaacataatttatttataatatatttgaaatattttaaatttgaaaaaatatgtatgtatgtaatgtaattatttcttttttaaaatttatcttcaTTAATCATAcaaaattcatgttaaaaattttatgaaaaaattacattaataaaattacttaattaattttgtattagAAATTTTAGAAAGATGTTTGCAGTTAATAtacagtaaaaatttaaattgattctcAAAAAATTCTAAATCAATACTTTGTTCTCAAGCAAATTTATAGAGCACTATGTTATTGAAAATTTTCTATTTAGATAGATTTGTGCCTCAGTGTGATTTTGAAAGGAACTAAGTTGTTACCATATAATAATATATCGAGACTTATttgtattataataaaatttattaaaaatttatttgtctaggtatattaaaattttgattgaaaaatattaaaGGGACCAATTTGTTTGGATTAATTCTTTAGTactcttaaataataaaaatctgtTTGAAGAATAAAATATTCGATCGGAAACTTGAGCGTTTAgtctttaattaatatataaaagttgaataatcaaaattttaatgaaaaattatcATTTGTCAAGAAATAGTAAATTATTTATagtatgaatttttaaaaaacttaatcTAATATACTTAATATCTAAAAATTATGTTGtctctaaataataaatattaataaaacataTGTCCTTCAATATATTAGAAAGAGAAAGGACTTCAAAATATATAGAGCTCTCTCAAAGTTCTTGTCATTTgaataatttgttattttttttaatagtttctATCATTCTCATTTGTTGTGTTAAGTGAAGCATATGGTATTGCAAAAGAAACAACATTCATTGGCTTTAAGAAGTGAGAAGTAACTTGCATTCAAACTTTtgacaaaataaagaaattaaaaattaaaataaaataaaatataacataataGATTTGCTTTTAAATTGAGTACAAATTTGTTAGACTATACACTAATGATCAAGAAAATCAAGAAGTTTGAGTAAAGAAATAATTTCTGTTTTAGTTTGGTATTGTTTTTTTAGGAGTCTCCTCATTTATATCTATTGCATTTGCTTATCCCTGATTTTGTGAGAATTGTAATGGAAGCATTTGATTGCAATAAAGGTATTAACTTTGAGGAAAGAAAAGGAATAATTTCTGTTATAACTAACTAAGGTTACCTGTTGTAGCAAGTTAGTTCAACTCTGGTCTTATCTTTCTGTTATAACTAACTTTTTCTTTCATGTATATAAATAGACTGATATACATATTATCCAGAAGCAATGTATCTAGGGCTGAGGTTCAAGATCCATGCATATTGAttcttttttcttcatcttcttcaaattctcctttttttttttttctgctctACCATTGATAAACTCAacgaaaacaattttaaaatctGGCAGCATCTAGCTCTTTATgtcatcaatgataacaaattgAGAGATCACCATCTTCAATCTAAAGTCTCACCATAATTCAAAAATGAAGTTGTACAAGTTTCTGGTACTGAATCTACTGCATCTACATGACGGAGAGTTGAAGATCATTGCCTTATGACTTAGCTCCTCAGTGCTATTGATACTTATTTCAACAATTAGGTTTTGGATTGTGAATATGCTCATCAGGTATGGTCAAGAATTCAAGATTATTTTACTAAAGcttcaaatattaaaattcaataactTAGGTCTCAACTCAAAAGCATCAGCAAGCAAGGAATTTTAGCATCGGATTACtcgaagaaaataagaaatgtgGTAGATTCTCTTGGAGCAGTTGGTCATATTCTTTCATTGGAAGATCATCTTACTGAAATTGTTAATGGCCTAACTAAGGACTATGCTATGTACATTTCTTCTATCATGACTAAGTTTGAGTCTCTCTCTTTAATTGAGATTGAGACATTGTTACTAGCACACGAAAATATGTTCAAAAGATTCAGAAAAACTGAATTAGGATCCATACATGCAAACTACACTCAAGCTCTATCACAATTTGCACGTGATAGCTCAAGACCTCCGTTTGGTGGAAGAAGAGGGTATGGTGGTAGATTCTTTAGAGGGAGCAGAAATTTTGTAGTAGACACCAGACCTCAATGTCAAGTTTGTGCACATTTTGGCCACACTACCCTAAATTGCTTCCATAGATTTGATAATACATATCAAAGCTCTAACAATTCTACTCAGAATTTCAACTCCCAATCTCAACCACCACATCTACCTATCACAATCCACTCCCTCAACATTTCTGGACAACTCTTGACTAACTGATACAGGAGCCAGTCATTAATTTTCTACTTTTCTCACAATAATTTCTTTAAGTTAAGACATTTGGAAAaaatagggttagggtttagagaGAGAGTAACTCGGTAGGTACTCCGTAGGTACTCTGTTGGTACTCCTGGGAGTATGAGAGCACGAGAGAGAGGGCGAGCACGGTGGGAAAACACAGGGTGGGATAGAGTTAGGCACTCACAGAATGAAAAAGATCCGTGAATTTGGAATTGAGAAGAGTATCAACGTTTGAAAAAAGAATCATTTATAATTTTTGTGGACAATTTACCGGAATATAGTTCGAAGAAAGAATTGTTTTACTTGTTTAAGTGGACAGGACGCATAAACAACATATATCTGTCGCGAAGCAGAAGAATGGATGGATCCACTTGTTTGCTTTCATAAGGTATACTACGAAGGGAAGGGTACTCAAAGCAATACAAGAGATGGGACCGAATGCGATTGATGATAAGGCGAAACATGTTACAGAAGATGTCGCTAATACCAGATATCTTCAGAAGAGTTTAATTGGTTATGGGAACCACCAAGTGACTACGGTGGCTGGTTTGAACAGCGTGAAGCAGACAGGAGAGACAAGTAGAGTAGAATGCAGCAAAGAGTTAGAATTTGGCGTCCGTGCTAAATCACGGGAGATACCATTAAAGATGGGGTGGGACATGGCGGTGGAGATGGTGACATAGGCACTGGCAGACGAATAGGGAATGGATAGAAGGGTCATTTCCCTCGAAGAATTGGATGAATGGCGTGCGAGAATTTTGGTAAATTTGAAAAAAGCAATGGAAGCTGATACTAGAGGATGGGTGGGTCGAGTAACCCAACCCAGATGTGGAACATGGGATGTACTCTCGATAGGAGCGTGGTACTGCCTGGGATGGGAAGGGGATTGGAGTTGATCAGCTGCTACCGTAAGGTGCGACGGTGACTTCATCATACTGCGCTTTCACAAGGAGTTCTTGGCAGCTGCTGTGGGTGGTGGTGCAGGTGATACGATGCATTGGACAGTGGGAGGGTCTTGGGTATCACGTAATTGTGGTGGATAACGTGAATCACAATAGCGACGCGGGATATGGTGGAGGAGTGGTAGGGATAGAAGTTGGCCGGCAGAAGGTTAGCGGTGGTGCCCGCGGGGATGCTTGGAAAGCGGTTGCTGTCACAGTGAAGGACGAGTTTGACATTGGCGGTGCCATGAAGGAGCATGATGGTGTTGGAGGGAACAAGCCAGTGCCAACGGTGGAAACCTGTATGGTAATAAAGGTAAATGGCGTAGGGATGAATGATTTCTCTTGTGCGGGGATGCTTTATGCGGTCAACAACTCTGTGATAGATAGCGTCAATCTATTGGACGGGGAGGAAGGGGGAAGAATAATAGGGAGCTTGAATGAAACTAATGCCATATTACATACAGTTCACGAAAGTCTGGACGAGAGTGTAAAGAGGAACATCGTTACAAGATCGGTAAGGGATGATGGAGTAGAGGAGGCAGATTGGGGGGGGGGGTGATGAGGATACTCTGAGGGAGGGAACATACTTTGAAGACGATGGGGCGGTCAGGAACTTGGAGGATGTTGGGAATTCTAAAAAGGATGTAATCAGTGATCAGAATATTGTGAAGCAAATAAAAAGCTGGGATGAATACTTGATTGAAAATAGAGTTGCTTGGGTCTTGGCAGTGGAATCAGGGGCTGTCCTATATGACGATGAAGACGACATTATGACAGCTCTTCAAGCTCAGAATGAAGTGCTTGCACAGAAACGAAGACAAGCAAAGCAAAAGGAGAAAGCAAGAAGGAGCCGGCCTAAAAACTGGAATAAGGTGTGTAATAATATGCTTAAATGATTTATAGTTTTTGGAATGTGAGGGGTATTGGGGGTGTTGAAAAAGTGGGTatggttaaaaattttaagagaaaaaataatgtGAATATACTAGGCTTGATAGAGACAAAGAAGAATGAAGTTACTAAGTTTGACGTAGTGCAAATTTGGGGAAATGATGCGGTGGATTGGGAATATGTGGGTTTCGAAGGGGCTTCTGGAGGTCTATTGTTAATGTGGGACAAAATGATTTTTAAGTTGAGTAACTGTTATAAAGGGGAGAGGTGGTTGTGTGTGGAACGGGTGTTGATGAGCA contains:
- the LOC112773157 gene encoding gibberellin 2-beta-dioxygenase 8-like, which gives rise to MDYEPPFLETYKTLLQEEDSNRNNDLLLVENFDDEIELPLIDLNRLNENNLDERDECMEEISDAARRWGFFQIVNHGISKDLLGMMLFEQMKLFYQPFVKKSSDNFLGLPPRTYRWGNPSATNLKQLLWSEAFHFPISDISMMDNQHKSLRWNIEALAAAAVTPLAQCLAETLACKMKMIMKSKNYFKENCFQESSIIRLNRYPPCPKLLSSKLYGLMPHNDSSFLSIVYQDHVGGLELLKDGKWIRVKPNPGALVINIGDLFQALSNGIYKSIKHRVVVSQKEERYSVAFFYCPLLETLIQSHSHTKPAMYKNFTFREYREQNEKAVKQTGDKIGLSKFLL